From Periophthalmus magnuspinnatus isolate fPerMag1 chromosome 12, fPerMag1.2.pri, whole genome shotgun sequence, a single genomic window includes:
- the LOC117379336 gene encoding septin-10-like, whose protein sequence is MEKMASDLQRLIQQSKKINDGPPARYQLQMKRVNLDKESDEESKLRRFTLGECDPRHVNRTILLVGETGSGKSTLINALVNFVMGVEFEDKVWFEVISDEKDRPQSESQTSAVSVYEIFGFEGKTVPYSLSIIDTPGYGDTGGLDKDERIIKLLQDLFCHPQGVDTVSAVCLVMKASVNRLDDRVAYVFKSVTSLFAKDMEQNIVVMMTHSDGRKPTNALKALEAAEIKVAKNDKNEPVYFLFNNSQKEKIGNEKRAAKNAFETSNDGMKEFTDFLVQAKSQSVKMTVEVMEERIRLKANIQKLVERVKEVEMKREVIRKNREKLARCEEEVEENKDFQQQETYEEKERIRAWWNWFNLRKNVTKTRTVTNHNMKTRYEQNKTKSEETTSLLQDLKKEEVELQQKKIKYLNKVFDVIVRLERIALNEDSVSTYIHLEFLIEKMKETRDKEKVKKLEEMRDRNKKNKSRANDLK, encoded by the coding sequence GAGAAAATGGCATCAGATTTACAGAGGCTCATTCAACAAAGCAAGAAGATAAATGATGGACCTCCTGCTCGATACCAACTGCAGATGAAAAGAGTTAATCTGGACAAAGAATCAGATGAAGAATCTAAACTGAGGAGATTTACTCTTGGAGAATGTGATCCAAGACACGTGAACAGGACCATCCTCCTGGTGGGAGAGACTGGGTCAGGGAAGTCCACTCTGATCAACGCCCTGGTCAACTTTGTGAtgggggtggagtttgaagacAAAGTCTGGTTTGAGGTCATCTCAGACGAGAAGGACAGACCCCAGTCTGAAAGTCAAACTTCTGCTGTGtctgtttatgaaatatttggATTTGAGGGAAAAACTGTCCCTTATTCTCTGAGCATCATTGACACTCCAGGATATGGAGACACAGGAGGTTTAGACAAAGACGAGAGGATTATAAAGTTACTCCAGGACCTGTTCTGTCACCCTCAGGGAGTGGACACAgtcagtgctgtgtgtttggtcATGAAGGCCTCAGTGAACAGACTGGACGATAGGGTGGCTTATGTCTTTAAGTCTGTCACGTCTCTGTTTGCCAAAGACATGGAGCAGAATATTGTGGTGATGATGACTCACTCAGATGGAAGAAAACCAACTAATGCCCTTAAAGCTCTGGAAGCTGCTGAGATTAAAGTTgctaaaaatgataaaaatgaaccaGTGTATTTCCTGTTCAACAACAGTCAAAAGGAAAAGATTGGAAATGAAAAACGAGCtgcaaaaaatgcatttgaaacaTCAAATGATGGAATGAAAGAATTCACAGATTTTCTTGTTCAAGCAAAATCTCAGTCTGTGAAGATGACAGTGGAGGTGATGGAAGAGAGAATCAGACTCAAGGCCAATATACAGAAACTAGTGGAACGAGTGAAAGAGGTGGAAATGAAACGGGAGGTGATCAGGAAGAACAGAGAAAAACTGGCACGATGTgaagaagaggtggaggagaacaAAGACTTTCAGCAGCAAGAAACCTacgaagagaaagaaagaataagaGCCTGGTGGAATTGGTTCAATCTGCGGAAAAATGTGACTAAGACCAGAACAGTGACCAATCACAATATGAAGACCAGGTAtgaacagaacaaaaccaagAGTGAGGAGACCACCAGTCTGCTGCAGGATCTGAAGAAGGAAGAAGTTGAGCTTCaacaaaagaaaatcaaatatcTTAACAAGGTTTTTGACGTCATTGTGCGTCTCGAGAGGATCGCTCTGAACGAGGATTCAGTCTCCACTTACATCCATCTGGAGTTTCTGATTGAGAAAAtgaaagagacgagagacaaagagaaggtGAAGAAACTGGAGGAAATGAGAGACcggaacaagaagaacaagtcCAGGGCCAACGACCTAAAGTAA